The Leishmania mexicana MHOM/GT/2001/U1103 complete genome, chromosome 26 genome includes a window with the following:
- a CDS encoding putative 40S ribosomal protein S33, with product MADSKKDNKKTEEVVTQGTDQAQVGLIIKVLGRTGSRGNVTQVRVRLMAEAGSPDYNRTIVRNVKGPCKENDMLSLMETEREARRLR from the coding sequence ATGGCTGATTCGAAGAAGGACAACAAGAAGACCGAGGAGGTCGTCACCCAGGGTACGGACCAGGCCCAGGTTGGTCTGATCATCAAGGTTCTGGGCCGCACCGGCTCTCGCGGCAACGTGACccaggtgcgcgtgcgcctgaTGGCCGAGGCCGGCTCCCCGGACTACAACCGCACGATCGTGCGCAACGTGAAGGGCCCATGCAAGGAGAACGACATGCTCTCCCTCATGGAAACCGAGCGTGAGGCTCGCCGTCTTCGTTAA
- a CDS encoding putative fatty acid desaturase, whose translation MLKAHGEEIKKLYGPDPWLPRLMTPFVLLQIYLGYRAKDMGWPTLLLVAYFVGGTITHSCFLAIHEATHGLCFIKPLYNDLYAMFVNLVVPVPYAMMFKTYHAEHHRYLGWDGIDADVPTLFEGRYLSSYAGKFFFLTFQVLFYALRPTVVRTIKFEKLHVMNYIVQLMFNLLVYYYWGWWPLLYFLLCTFLGTSWHPLAGHFISEHFVLTGNGGQETFSYYGPLNWVMWNVGYHVEHHDFPNIPWTRIGKLNTIAPEFYVDLHCTKSWPGALFDFLLDTSVSLCSRVVRERGAAGREKLLPTSTGRMKAAEAHQGPCS comes from the coding sequence ATGCTGAAGGCACATGGGGAGGAGATCAAAAAGCTGTACGGCCCGGACCCATGGCTTCCACGTCTAATGACACCGTTTGTTCTGCTCCAGATTTATCTTGGCTACCGTGCGAAGGACATGGGGTGGCCCACTCTTCTTCTCGTCGCATATTTCGTGGGTGGAACAATTACGCACAGCTGTTTCTTGGCAATTCACGAGGCCACACATGGCCTCTGCTTCATCAAACCGCTCTACAACGACCTTTACGCAATGTTCGTGAATCTGGTGGTGCCTGTGCCATATGCGATGATGTTCAAGACGTACCACGCTGAGCATCACCGCTACTTGGGCTGGGACGGCATTGACGCTGATGTGCCCACGCTGTTCGAGGGAAGGTATCTATCAAGCTACGCTGGAAAGTTTTTCTTCCTCACGTTTCAGGTACTGTTCTACGCTCTCAGGCCCACTGTTGTGCGGACGATCAAGTTTGAGAAGTTGCATGTGATGAACTACATTGTGCAGCTGATGTTCAACCTGCTCGTGTACTACTACTGGGGCTGGTGGCCACTGCTGTACTTCCTTCTCTGTACTTTTCTAGGCACCAGTTGGCACCCTCTCGCTGGCCACTTCATCTCGGAGCATTTTGTGCTCACGGGCAACGGTGGGCAAGAGACGTTCTCGTACTACGGGCCGCTGAACTGGGTAATGTGGAATGTCGGCTATCATGTTGAGCACCACGACTTCCCAAACATTCCATGGACACGGATAGGGAAGCTGAATACGATTGCACCGGAGTTCTACGTTGATTTGCATTGTACCAAGTCGTGGCCCGGGGCTCTGTTCGACTTCCTACTAGACACAAGCGTGAGTCTCTGCAGCCGTGTtgtgcgcgagcgcggcgctgccggacGTGAGAAGCTACTGCCGACATCGACGGGTCGcatgaaggcggcggaggcacacCAGGGTCCGTGCTCGTAG